From a region of the Polynucleobacter corsicus genome:
- a CDS encoding DUF3293 domain-containing protein, which yields MTDRDHNIPLELVKAYQEALYVIHGEGGDISLRASQPSLELASLMKMYGVKSAALLTAFNPHSILATAEVNVSNHNALIDDIHTLGLKLISGEGGDPSRIWPSEPSVLVLDISRQNADLLADRYRQNAYLWISGDEGLVNLNLRYPVGGPH from the coding sequence ATGACTGACCGCGACCACAATATCCCCCTTGAGTTAGTAAAGGCTTACCAGGAAGCGCTATATGTGATTCATGGAGAGGGTGGAGATATCTCGCTCAGGGCGAGCCAACCAAGTCTAGAGTTAGCCTCCTTAATGAAAATGTATGGAGTAAAGAGTGCTGCATTGCTGACGGCGTTCAATCCTCACAGCATTCTTGCGACTGCAGAGGTTAATGTCAGTAATCACAACGCCTTAATTGATGACATTCATACTCTTGGACTCAAGCTGATTTCTGGGGAGGGAGGCGACCCATCACGCATTTGGCCTAGTGAGCCAAGTGTTCTTGTACTGGACATCTCTCGTCAAAATGCAGACCTACTGGCGGATCGATATAGGCAAAATGCCTATCTATGGATTTCGGGCGATGAAGGTTTGGTGAATCTCAATTTGCGCTATCCCGTTGGAGGACCTCATTAA